A single window of Undibacterium sp. 5I1 DNA harbors:
- a CDS encoding PLP-dependent aminotransferase family protein, producing MKLENPSPMQWKFSERAEQLQGSVIREILKVTMRPEVISFAGGLPSPETFPIDRMRAAFDLVLSKQGKSALQYGPTDGYAPLRQFIADSLSNDVTKISPEQILMVSGSQQGLDLLGKVLIDKGSKILVETPTYLGALQAFSLYQPEYVSVDGDVHGLLPSSVAAKGQGARLLYALPNFQNPTGLTLSVERRYKLVDTCARLGLPLIEDNPYGDLCYSGEPLPKMLTMNPDGVIYMGSFSKILTPGIRLGYVVGPAPLIRKLEQAKQAADLHTSTLTQMVVYEVIKDGFLGEHIPTIRSFYSGQCDVMLAAMTKHFPVSVTWTRPEGGMFIWVTLPAHVNSKQLLDEAIAQNVAFVPGAPFYADNPATNTLRLSFVTVSPERINEGIEKLGKLIQSKL from the coding sequence ATGAAACTTGAAAATCCTAGCCCCATGCAGTGGAAATTTTCTGAGCGTGCAGAGCAGTTGCAAGGCTCCGTGATCCGTGAAATTTTGAAAGTCACGATGCGTCCAGAAGTGATTTCTTTTGCCGGTGGTTTGCCGTCACCAGAGACGTTTCCAATCGACCGTATGCGGGCAGCGTTTGATCTGGTTTTATCCAAGCAAGGAAAGTCGGCATTGCAATACGGACCGACCGATGGCTATGCGCCTTTGCGTCAATTCATCGCGGATTCTTTGTCCAACGATGTGACTAAAATTTCGCCAGAACAGATTTTGATGGTCTCGGGTTCACAACAAGGTCTGGATTTGCTCGGTAAAGTGTTGATCGACAAGGGTAGCAAGATCTTGGTCGAGACACCGACTTACCTCGGTGCTTTGCAGGCGTTTTCTTTGTACCAGCCTGAGTATGTTTCTGTGGATGGTGATGTGCATGGTTTGTTGCCGTCGTCAGTTGCGGCAAAAGGACAGGGCGCGCGTTTATTGTATGCCTTGCCTAATTTCCAGAATCCGACCGGTTTGACGTTGTCAGTTGAACGTCGCTATAAGTTGGTCGACACCTGCGCACGTCTGGGTTTGCCTTTGATTGAAGATAATCCGTATGGCGATTTATGTTACAGCGGTGAGCCTTTACCAAAAATGCTGACGATGAATCCCGATGGCGTGATCTACATGGGTTCGTTCTCCAAAATCCTTACGCCTGGTATTCGTCTCGGTTATGTCGTCGGTCCGGCGCCGTTGATCCGTAAATTAGAGCAAGCAAAACAGGCCGCCGATTTACATACATCGACATTAACTCAGATGGTCGTGTATGAAGTAATCAAAGATGGTTTCCTGGGTGAGCATATTCCAACGATCCGTAGCTTTTACTCCGGTCAATGCGATGTGATGCTGGCCGCGATGACAAAGCATTTTCCAGTCAGCGTGACATGGACGCGTCCAGAGGGTGGTATGTTTATCTGGGTGACCTTGCCTGCGCACGTCAATAGCAAACAGTTATTGGATGAAGCGATTGCGCAGAATGTGGCATTCGTTCCTGGTGCGCCGTTTTATGCAGATAATCCGGCCACAAATACCTTGCGTTTGAGCTTTGTGACCGTATCGCCAGAGCGGATTAATGAAGGGATTGAGAAGTTGGGTAAATTGATTCAGTCTAAGTTGTAA
- a CDS encoding DUF2917 domain-containing protein, whose amino-acid sequence MKILTANTLLTLPPNGLLSVSAESALCLQIECGLVWITIENDAYDYWLSKGQSLMIPPLKRVVIEADRQASEIQICPVIENSLPEQTPLTHQSSGLVLSKQFEPAVSFRRTDDAIRAETICDPR is encoded by the coding sequence ATGAAAATTCTCACCGCCAATACATTACTGACGCTACCACCAAATGGCTTGTTATCTGTGTCTGCCGAATCGGCGCTGTGCTTGCAAATCGAATGCGGTTTGGTGTGGATTACGATCGAGAATGATGCCTATGATTACTGGTTATCGAAAGGGCAGAGTTTGATGATACCGCCGCTGAAACGAGTGGTAATTGAGGCAGATCGTCAAGCTAGTGAGATCCAAATTTGTCCTGTTATCGAAAATAGCTTGCCTGAGCAAACGCCCTTAACTCATCAGAGTTCAGGCTTGGTCTTGAGTAAACAGTTTGAGCCTGCAGTGTCCTTCCGGCGCACCGATGACGCAATCAGGGCGGAAACAATTTGCGACCCGCGGTGA
- a CDS encoding substrate-binding periplasmic protein has translation MLSYKQIQPLSGLKLFSVLALVCACFSGSNAQAESCKALIAAGNPEYPPYLWRDPSDESRLIGANADLMQLLSKELGIPIEVKYVGTWGRVQEEAKLGRIDLIAGAFFTQPRLDYMDYFYPAFRETHSVIWTKANRSLNYKKWSDLQGKQGVTVINNSFGDDFDHYAKESLKIATVASLESALKMLTLSRSDYLIYEEDPSLAYVAKLNITGLKIVTPAISNEGLFLTFSHKSPCNTGEMRGRVAKAMIKLTKQNVMDKLIENNIQLWRKKSD, from the coding sequence ATGTTAAGCTACAAGCAAATACAGCCGCTGTCAGGACTAAAGTTGTTCAGTGTTCTCGCCTTGGTTTGCGCCTGTTTTTCTGGTTCAAATGCGCAAGCTGAATCGTGTAAAGCGTTGATTGCAGCAGGCAATCCAGAATATCCTCCTTATTTATGGCGTGACCCCAGCGATGAAAGCAGGTTAATCGGTGCAAATGCCGATTTAATGCAGTTATTATCAAAAGAGTTAGGCATACCGATTGAAGTCAAGTATGTTGGTACTTGGGGGCGCGTGCAGGAGGAGGCTAAGCTTGGTCGTATTGACTTGATTGCGGGAGCTTTTTTCACTCAACCCAGACTGGATTACATGGATTATTTTTATCCGGCTTTCCGTGAAACGCATTCTGTAATCTGGACAAAAGCAAATAGGTCTCTCAACTATAAGAAGTGGAGCGATCTACAGGGCAAACAGGGAGTCACGGTGATCAATAATAGCTTCGGTGACGATTTCGATCATTATGCTAAGGAATCATTGAAAATAGCTACCGTTGCTAGTCTGGAATCAGCATTAAAAATGTTGACTTTATCGCGCTCAGATTATCTGATTTATGAGGAAGATCCAAGCCTCGCCTACGTGGCTAAGCTGAATATCACCGGCTTAAAAATAGTCACGCCAGCGATTAGTAATGAGGGCTTATTTTTAACTTTCTCGCACAAATCGCCATGTAATACCGGAGAAATGCGCGGGCGCGTTGCGAAGGCAATGATCAAATTGACCAAGCAGAATGTGATGGATAAATTAATTGAAAATAACATTCAGCTCTGGCGTAAAAAAAGTGACTGA
- a CDS encoding RidA family protein, translating into MSFYEKLQALNIELPAVAVPAAAYVMYAQTGNTVFLSGHIAKKDGKVWVGQLGKNISTEEGKAAARAVAIDLIATLQAACGGDLNRVKRIVKVMSLVNSTGDFTEQHLVTNGASELFGEIFGEQGKHARSAFGVAQIPMGACVEIELIAEIA; encoded by the coding sequence ATGTCGTTTTACGAAAAACTCCAAGCTTTGAATATTGAGTTACCAGCAGTCGCTGTGCCGGCCGCTGCGTATGTTATGTATGCACAAACTGGTAACACTGTGTTTTTATCCGGTCATATCGCAAAAAAAGACGGCAAGGTATGGGTCGGCCAATTGGGCAAAAATATTAGTACGGAAGAAGGCAAAGCTGCTGCGCGTGCGGTGGCGATTGATTTGATTGCTACCCTGCAAGCAGCTTGTGGTGGCGACCTGAATCGCGTTAAACGGATTGTAAAAGTCATGAGTCTGGTCAATTCCACAGGCGACTTTACAGAACAGCATTTAGTCACAAACGGCGCGTCAGAATTGTTTGGTGAGATTTTTGGTGAACAAGGCAAGCATGCCCGTTCCGCTTTCGGCGTAGCACAAATCCCGATGGGCGCTTGCGTTGAAATTGAATTGATTGCTGAGATTGCCTAG
- a CDS encoding glycine zipper 2TM domain-containing protein: MKKNALIFPVLFLLLSSVNIGAHAQTISSKQQYTEDTKRAATRYADDKKLCAEESTSASRMQCLRDAKTEYNNALATAKSNMQAVTVSTKSGASCAGCGRVLSVNVSDKEGEGSALGLIAGGVAGALLGNQVGNGTGRDLATVAGAAGGAYAGRKIEQKAKSSKVWAVAVQYDNGDKNTFNFDHDPGFGSGDLVRNSGDSIIRR; encoded by the coding sequence ATGAAAAAAAACGCCTTAATTTTCCCTGTGTTGTTCCTGCTACTTTCAAGTGTAAACATAGGTGCTCATGCACAAACAATCAGTTCTAAGCAGCAATATACCGAAGATACTAAAAGAGCGGCAACTCGATATGCTGATGATAAAAAGTTGTGTGCAGAAGAGAGTACATCCGCTTCGCGCATGCAATGTCTGCGGGATGCCAAGACCGAATATAACAATGCATTGGCTACCGCAAAATCGAATATGCAGGCAGTCACCGTATCAACCAAGTCGGGCGCAAGCTGCGCTGGCTGCGGTCGTGTGCTATCGGTCAATGTGAGTGATAAAGAGGGAGAAGGCAGCGCTTTAGGATTAATTGCCGGCGGTGTGGCCGGTGCACTATTAGGTAATCAGGTCGGTAATGGCACCGGGCGCGATCTGGCAACGGTTGCTGGTGCAGCTGGCGGTGCCTATGCTGGTCGTAAAATTGAGCAAAAAGCAAAATCGTCCAAAGTCTGGGCAGTCGCAGTGCAATATGATAATGGCGATAAAAACACTTTTAATTTCGACCATGATCCAGGATTCGGTAGCGGTGATCTGGTCAGAAACAGTGGCGATAGCATTATCCGCCGTTAA
- a CDS encoding transposase, whose amino-acid sequence MNPTQRLLIMQRWNLLQHDLLPEIKQQCGSLTPKLEKLIHVLDWVRIEEFVSDQWQGIGRKPHDRGALASAFIAKAVLGLNTTAALIERLTMDRSLKRLCGFEMWKEVPNEATFSRAFGEFAQAKLAEKVHEALIKSYLGDSLIGHISRDGTAIAAREKPKKHMKVVSVEKAQKQRRGRPKKGEIRPPKEEKVTKIGWQLTQTLPSIVNALPKECDRGTKCNAQGYKVSWNGYKLHIDTADCGVAISALLTSASVHDSQTAVPLATMTAARVTNLYDLMDAAYCSEELRAHSKSLGHVPLIDHNARGGEKKPFAPHEQQRYKERTQAERTNGRLKDEFGGTTVRVRGSEKVMSHLMFGLLVLTADQLMRLFT is encoded by the coding sequence ATGAATCCTACACAACGCCTGCTGATAATGCAACGCTGGAATTTACTGCAACACGATTTGCTACCGGAGATAAAACAGCAATGCGGGTCACTGACGCCGAAGCTGGAAAAATTGATTCATGTACTAGACTGGGTGCGCATCGAAGAATTTGTGTCGGACCAATGGCAAGGGATAGGACGCAAACCGCATGACCGTGGTGCATTGGCCAGCGCCTTCATCGCCAAAGCTGTGTTGGGGCTCAATACAACAGCGGCCTTAATAGAACGATTGACGATGGATCGCAGTTTAAAACGGCTGTGCGGCTTTGAGATGTGGAAAGAAGTTCCGAATGAAGCCACTTTTTCGCGCGCCTTTGGCGAATTTGCCCAAGCCAAATTAGCGGAGAAAGTGCACGAAGCGCTGATCAAGAGTTATTTAGGCGACAGCCTCATTGGACACATCAGCCGTGACGGCACGGCGATTGCGGCGCGCGAGAAGCCGAAGAAACACATGAAAGTTGTTTCCGTAGAAAAGGCCCAAAAGCAGCGCCGTGGACGGCCAAAGAAAGGCGAGATAAGGCCGCCAAAGGAAGAGAAAGTGACCAAGATAGGCTGGCAGTTGACGCAAACTTTACCGAGCATCGTCAATGCTTTACCCAAAGAGTGTGACCGCGGCACTAAATGCAATGCGCAAGGTTATAAAGTGAGTTGGAACGGCTACAAGCTGCATATCGACACCGCTGACTGCGGCGTTGCCATCAGTGCGCTATTGACCAGCGCCTCGGTGCACGATAGTCAAACGGCGGTGCCGTTAGCAACGATGACGGCCGCACGAGTAACGAATTTGTACGATTTGATGGATGCAGCGTATTGCAGTGAAGAGTTAAGGGCACACAGCAAAAGTCTTGGCCACGTGCCATTAATTGATCACAACGCACGCGGCGGGGAGAAGAAACCGTTCGCCCCGCATGAACAACAGCGTTATAAAGAACGCACGCAAGCTGAACGTACCAATGGCAGGCTGAAAGACGAATTTGGTGGCACGACAGTACGGGTGCGTGGTAGCGAAAAAGTGATGTCGCATTTGATGTTTGGTTTATTGGTATTGACCGCAGATCAGTTGATGCGTTTATTTACGTAA
- a CDS encoding urease accessory protein UreF, with protein sequence MQTTALLHLLQLASPSLPVGAYSYSQGLESAIEQGLVKNSATARLWISQQLVEVLACFEAPILWRLLHAFEKRDQAAVSLWTERFLAARDTAEFRAETVQMGYSLGKLLVDLKLDDSQVDPALLACLQSLAEVPFPTALACSAVALKVPAEAALLGMLFSWAENQVLVCVKSVPLGQVAGQALLLSLTEALEAAAKTAQTLNDDELSSWAPGLSLLSMQHEVQYSRLYRS encoded by the coding sequence ATACAAACCACTGCATTGCTGCACTTGCTGCAACTGGCCAGCCCTTCTCTGCCGGTTGGCGCATATAGCTATTCTCAAGGCTTAGAGAGTGCGATTGAACAAGGTCTGGTGAAAAATTCAGCCACTGCCAGACTATGGATATCGCAGCAATTAGTCGAGGTGCTAGCCTGTTTTGAAGCGCCGATTTTGTGGCGACTGCTGCACGCTTTTGAAAAACGCGATCAGGCTGCGGTCAGTCTGTGGACAGAACGGTTTTTAGCCGCGCGAGATACTGCAGAATTTCGGGCGGAGACAGTACAAATGGGCTATTCACTCGGCAAGCTATTGGTAGATTTAAAACTGGACGATAGCCAAGTTGATCCGGCATTGCTTGCGTGTTTGCAAAGTCTGGCCGAAGTACCCTTTCCGACTGCATTAGCTTGCAGTGCGGTTGCGTTGAAAGTACCTGCCGAGGCAGCATTACTCGGCATGTTATTTTCATGGGCAGAAAATCAGGTGCTAGTGTGCGTCAAATCCGTGCCACTGGGACAAGTCGCGGGACAAGCCCTGTTACTCAGTTTGACTGAGGCATTAGAGGCGGCGGCAAAAACCGCGCAAACTCTGAACGACGATGAATTATCCAGCTGGGCGCCAGGATTATCTCTGCTATCGATGCAACATGAAGTGCAATATAGCCGTCTATATCGCTCCTAA
- the ureG gene encoding urease accessory protein UreG: MSAQASNPLRVGIGGPVGSGKTALCEMLCKAMRDDYEMAVITNDIYTKEDMEILLRADALPAERLMGVETGGCPHTAIREDASINLEAISRMCADFPNLDLILVESGGDNLAATFSPELSDLTIYVIDVAGGEKIPRKGGPGITRSDLLIINKTDLAPHVGANLDIMAQDAKRMRGDRPFIFTNLKTGDGVTQIREFICREGLFKN, from the coding sequence ATAAGTGCACAAGCATCAAATCCATTGCGCGTCGGCATCGGCGGCCCGGTAGGTTCGGGCAAAACGGCACTGTGTGAAATGTTATGTAAGGCCATGCGTGACGACTACGAGATGGCGGTCATCACTAACGACATCTACACCAAAGAAGATATGGAAATCCTGTTACGCGCAGATGCCTTACCGGCAGAACGTTTGATGGGCGTAGAAACCGGCGGCTGTCCACACACAGCGATCCGCGAAGATGCGTCCATCAATCTGGAAGCAATCTCACGAATGTGCGCTGATTTCCCTAACCTAGATTTAATTCTGGTGGAATCTGGCGGTGATAATCTGGCCGCAACTTTTAGCCCCGAATTGTCTGACTTAACGATCTATGTCATCGACGTCGCTGGTGGGGAGAAAATCCCGCGAAAAGGAGGCCCTGGCATAACCCGCTCTGACCTGTTGATCATTAATAAAACAGACTTGGCGCCGCATGTCGGAGCCAACTTAGACATCATGGCGCAAGACGCCAAACGTATGCGTGGTGATCGTCCGTTTATTTTTACAAATTTAAAAACGGGTGATGGGGTGACGCAAATAAGGGAGTTTATTTGCAGGGAGGGTTTGTTTAAAAATTGA
- a CDS encoding LysE family translocator yields MPFAQIQFAEVLAFTTFAWIASFTPGPNVAIAATTGVNHGLRAALPQVAGVPIGFVVLMWVVGLGGIAILQASPYLVWGMKLAGIAYLLYLAFKLCFSRQLSSSDAIKPLSLPQAALFQIVNPKAWMMLVAATSTYAIGHADFVVRMAWMSLGFTIPSALSILAWAWMGQSLRNWLLVGNRLRNFNLVMGLALALTAMWMLTL; encoded by the coding sequence ATGCCGTTTGCTCAAATACAATTTGCTGAAGTGCTGGCTTTTACCACCTTTGCCTGGATCGCTTCTTTTACGCCTGGCCCTAATGTGGCAATCGCTGCAACCACTGGTGTTAATCATGGACTGCGTGCCGCCTTACCACAGGTGGCGGGTGTGCCAATCGGCTTTGTGGTGCTGATGTGGGTGGTCGGTTTGGGCGGCATCGCTATTTTGCAAGCCAGCCCCTATCTGGTCTGGGGTATGAAGCTGGCGGGTATTGCTTATCTTTTGTACCTGGCTTTTAAGCTGTGTTTCTCACGCCAGTTGTCGTCCAGCGATGCGATTAAACCTTTAAGTCTTCCGCAAGCTGCATTGTTTCAGATCGTCAACCCCAAAGCATGGATGATGCTGGTTGCCGCGACCTCAACTTATGCCATAGGGCATGCTGATTTTGTTGTCCGTATGGCTTGGATGAGTCTGGGATTTACCATTCCGAGTGCGCTGAGTATTCTCGCTTGGGCATGGATGGGGCAAAGTTTGCGCAACTGGTTGCTAGTCGGTAATCGTCTGAGAAATTTTAATCTCGTGATGGGATTGGCATTAGCGTTGACGGCGATGTGGATGCTGACTTTATAA
- the ureE gene encoding urease accessory protein UreE produces MRTLHTKIQHTDHIDGELVLPFQIREKSRFRATLTSGEDIALLTVRGSVLRDGDLITSEDGFVVKIVAAAEPTYKVVCDSAQALLRCAFHLGNRHTQAQVGDGFLRIRHDNVLKEMLEGLGAQVEEELAAFEPEAGAYGGGHHHGDDGHPNNPLAPIPLRQKIHRPSDKN; encoded by the coding sequence ATGCGTACCCTGCACACAAAAATTCAACACACAGATCATATCGATGGCGAATTAGTTTTACCTTTTCAGATACGCGAAAAAAGTCGCTTTCGCGCTACCCTCACTTCAGGCGAGGATATTGCCTTACTCACGGTGCGTGGTAGCGTCTTGCGCGATGGCGATCTGATCACTAGCGAAGACGGCTTCGTCGTCAAAATCGTCGCTGCGGCAGAACCGACTTATAAAGTCGTTTGCGATTCGGCCCAGGCTTTGTTGCGCTGTGCGTTCCATTTAGGTAACCGGCACACACAAGCTCAGGTTGGTGATGGTTTTTTACGTATCCGTCACGACAATGTACTTAAAGAGATGTTAGAAGGTTTGGGCGCTCAGGTAGAGGAAGAACTTGCTGCATTTGAGCCAGAAGCCGGTGCCTATGGCGGTGGTCATCATCATGGCGACGACGGTCATCCGAACAATCCACTTGCACCTATCCCGCTACGTCAAAAAATACATCGTCCCTCTGACAAAAACTAA